In the Oscillospiraceae bacterium genome, GCTTACCCCAGCCGAAATCCGCCGCCGCGTACCCGCGTTCCAGCACGCGGGAGAGCGCCGGGTCGTCCAGATGCAGGCGGCGGAACGGCTCCTGCCAGTGGGGCAGCCCCCGGGCCGAGAAGATGAGCATGCCCTCGGTGCCCACCATCGGCCGCAGCCCCCGCAGAGTCAGCCCGGCCGAGAGGTACTGGGCGCAGAGATCCTCGCAAGAGGGCAGGTCGTCGATGGTAAGGGGCTGCACGGCCCAGATGTGGTAGCTGGCGTAGCGTTCGGTGGCCCAGCGCAGCGCCATGCGCAAAAAATGGCGCAGCTGGGTGTAGTTTTCGTTCAGCACCGGCGGGGTCAGCACCGCGCCCTGGCCGTCGGCCCCGTAGCCCGCGGCCCGCAGGCTGGTGGGCAGCGGTGCGTCGTCGTACAGGGGCATCAGGGCGGCGGCCGCCTGCAGCTCCGGCTGGCCAGCATAATCCGCGATGATCTGGCCGTTTTCCAGCGCGGTGCGCTGACGGTCCGGCGGCAGAAATGGCAGCCCTGCCGGGCCGGTAAGTTCTGCCAGCGCCGCGGCCCCCGCGGGCGTAAGCACCTGAGCATCAAAAGTGTGGACATTGCGTTCGAGTGTTTGCAGCATAAAACAGTTCCCTCCGTGGATTTAAAATTCTTTACGGAACTATTGTATGTGCCCCCCGCCGCCGAACCTGCCGAAAGCCGGCGAGGAAATGGAAAATTTTACCAGTTTATTTTGCTCCACAGAAATAGAAAAGGCCCCCTCTGCGAGGGGGCTCCGCCGGCAGGTGGTGGGGGAGAGACATCAATTTTATATGCTCTCTCCCTCAGTCCGCTTCGCGGCCAGCGCCCTCACAAAGGGAGCCTTTCACTGCTTCTCGTTTATATTCGGTCTCGCCAGCTCTTCCAAACTTCGATTCTGCGTAAAAAATCGGTGGTACGGGTTATCCACCGGCGGTGCCTTGGGGGCGGCAGGCTTGGGGGCAAAACGCTTGATATACGCCCGCAGTGCCGGGGTGGCCCGCAGCTTGCGGCGGCTCATTCGGCCGCGGCTGTCGAGACAGCCCCCGCGGTCAGCGTCTGCCACAGTTCCTCTCCGTCGGCGTAGTGGGCGGCCTGTTCCTCATTCAGCACAGCGCGGCGGCCCACATACAGGGTGGACAGCACGCTCTGGTTGCTGTCGGTGGCATCGTCCAGCAGCGTGTAGCCGTCATAATCGCCCAGATCCATCCCGGCCAGCACCCGGCAATCGGTCCAGCGGTAGACCATATTCTGCCAATCGTCAGCGTCATCCTCGGGCGGGGTGCCGTCCAGGTAGGCCAGTGCGCCGGTGGATTTCTGGAAGCCCGCCGGGTCCGCGATGAGCATCACATACAGCGTGCCGCTATCGCTCAGGTCGGCGCTCAGCCGGGTGACACCCGCCATCTGGTTGTAGGCATCGGTGTTGTCGTTCTCGGCGTTAAAATCTACGGTGTAACTGTTGACCTGCACCACAACCTTGCCATCACCGTTCAGGTCGGTGCAGTAGGGCGTCAGCGCATCCTGCAGGGCAGTCACGGTGTCAGCGGGCAGGTCGTACTGGCCGATGTAGCCGATCTGCACGTCCGGCCGGGTCTGGAAGACGGTATCCTTGATGAACCACGCCACCACCAGAATGGCCACCACCACGCCCAATACGATGAACTTATGATAGTGCCACCAGTTCTGGGCCTTTTCCTTTTTGGTGTATTCCTTCGGCGGTTTGGGGGTATGATCGTACTGTTCTACGCTGTCTTTGGTGACCCATGCCATGGGGTGCACGCTCCTTCGGGGCTTGAAAGCCAAATTTCTATTTATTATAACACATAAAGCAAGGGCGAATTGTAAACTTATTTTGACGCCGCCCTGATAACGCCTTGCAAAACCGGGCTAAAGCGGGTATCATACAAATAAGAGCGGCCCAAAACAGCCGCAGAAAGGCTGCATTTGTATGGATAAAAACACCTTTTTATTGCAGGACACCGAGGCTTTTATGCGCGGCGAACTGGACAACGTAACCGTGGCGGGGGGCAGCATCGTGCTGGATCTGGTACAGGGCAGCTATGTGCCCTACGGCTGCTACACCAGCGCGCCCATCCCGATGCCGCTGTTTGACGCCCTGTGGCCCAGCTGGAACGCCGCCACTCCGCCGGGCACCGCCGTGGAGACCCAGGTGCGGGTTCTGGTGGACGGTAACTGGACGGCCTGGATGGCCTTTGGCAAGTGGAGCCTCTACCTGAAGCGGGAGGGGGCTGCCCCCCGGGAGCGCGGCCCGCTGCAGATGATGCCGGATTGCCTGCTGCTGGACAGCAAGTGTGCCACCCAGGTGCAGCTGCGCATCTACCTGTACAGCAAAAACGAAAAGGCCACCCCCGCCGTACACCTGCTGGGCGCTACCGTGCGGATGGTGGATGTCATCCCCTCCGGCGGGCGGCCGGTGAACCGAACCCTGCACCTGATGCCCTACCTGCAAAAGCGCCGCGCCCCGGTCCTGGCCCCCTGGATGGACCTGGCCATCAGCCTGGCCAGCCTGACCAACCGCTGGGGCGCCGACATCCTGCCTGAAGAATTTGCCCAGGCCTTGCGGGACTGGCGCAAACCCGACGGCTGCGATTGCCGCAATTTAGGCTTTGCCGCCGCTGCCGCCGGAAGCTGGGGCTTCCCCGCCTGGCTGTGCTGGGGTGGGCTGAACATTTTGCGGGACGAAATGCGCAAAGGCTACGGCGCGGTGGTAGCCCTGCAGGCCACCCCTGCCGAGAAAGAGCACGGCCTGCCTGACCGCCGCTTTGCCGCCGTGCGCGGCTTTGTGGCAGGGGCCTCCGCCCCGCAGGTGCTGCTGTGCGACCCCTGGGCCGACGGCACCGATTTTGACGCCGAGACCGCCATGCCGCTGGATGACTTTTTGGTTGCTTGGGACAACGTAGCCCTGCTGATGCGCCGCCGCCTTGAGGAGCAGCCCGCCTGGGCCCCCACCCACGGCAGCGCATGGATCCGCCCCGTGGGCACCGACGCCCCCGGCATCTACCGCCTGTATGTGAACGGCGAGGAGCACCCGATTCCTGATGACTTCTGCGCCCTGGGCGGCCTGCTGGCCTGGACCACCCCGGACGACCACCCCCACGCCACCACGGCCCACCGCAGCTTCCACTTTGTGGAGCCGGAGGCAGGCGGTATCCGGCTGGAATCCGGCGAAACGCCCTGCAAGTACACCGTCTACCTTATCGATACCTCCGGCTGCATGCTGGTGGGGGATGTGACGGTGTAAGGAATTTGCCAAATCGAAATTTGTGGAGGAAAGCCCGATGAAAGAAAAGAGTTGTCAAACTCGTTGAGGAACGATTCACTATTGAGCAAGCGTATCAAACCCGGATACAATTACTCTTGTTTTTCTGCCGGGATTGACTGCGGATCATCGATCGTTTGATAAGCAGATTCCGTATTTTGAGAACAGGTATAATGTTATCATCTGGGATGCGGCGGCACATATTCTTTTTTGTCCGGAAGCGTGGTATACATTGCACATAGACGCACCTGAGGGAGGGACAGAAATGGAAACTGAAAAAAGTATATGCCATGCCATTTGCAAAAATATATCCTATGCTGGTGGAAAAGGCAGCCCGCAAGGGGCGGACGCAGGCAGAAGTAGATGAAATTATTGGGTGGCTGACGGGTTACAGCGCCCCACAAATTGAGGCTGCGGTGCAGAATGGAACGCTGTATGGAGATTTCTTTCGAGATGCTCCGCAGCTCAATCCGGACCGGGTGCTCATAAAGGGCAGCATCTGCGGCGTAAAGCTGGAGAGCATCGAAGAGCCGCTGATGAAGGAGATCCGCTATTTGGACAAGCTGGTGGATGAGCTGGCTAAGGGCAAAGCGATGGAGAAAATCAAGCGGACAAACAAATGAGGAAAAGCAGCCTATTATACACCGACAGAGAATGTGGTATAATCCTTGAAAAAACACTGTATGGAAAGGACAAACACGATGAACGCTCTGGATATTATGAAACGCCCTGCCGCCTACGTCAGCGGCTATGAAAACACCCCCACGGAGGAACAGAACCGTGCAAAGCAACTGTGCTGGGAGTACAACCGCACCGCTCCTAACGAACAGGAAAAGCGGCGCAGTATCCTGCAGACCCTGCTGGGCACCTGCTCTCCCATGACCGGCATTGAGCCAGATTTCCACTGTGACTATGGCTTCAATATCCATACCCACGGCTTGGCGGTCATCAATTATAACTGCGTCATTCTGGATACCTCTCCGGTAAACATCGGAGCAGGTGCCTTTATTGCCCCCGGCGTATGCCTTGCCTGCTCCGGTCATGCCATCGACCCGGAGCAGCGCAGCCACGGCATTGGCATCTCGGCACCCATTACGCTGGAGGAAAACGTCTGGATCGGTGCAAATTCCACCGTCTGCGGCGGCGTTACCATCGGGGCAGGCTCGGTTATCGGGGCGGGAAGCGTCGTCACTCATGACATTCCCGCCGGCGTCATCGCTGCGGGGGTGCCCTGCAAGGTGATCCGCCCCATTACCGAAAAAGATAAGTTCAAGCCGGAGGATATTCTGTTCTGAGAAATTCAGATTGGAAACGCTGAAAAAACATACGCACAAGCCCTCCGGGGACATTTTTGTTTTTCGCCATGCTTTTCTGTGGGGAGAAGGCATGGTATACTGAAACCGACAACTCGGAATTGACCGAGTTCTTTGAGTGAGATATACTTTTTGGACGAAGGGAAGGA is a window encoding:
- a CDS encoding DUF2200 domain-containing protein; this translates as MPFAKIYPMLVEKAARKGRTQAEVDEIIGWLTGYSAPQIEAAVQNGTLYGDFFRDAPQLNPDRVLIKGSICGVKLESIEEPLMKEIRYLDKLVDELAKGKAMEKIKRTNK
- a CDS encoding sugar O-acetyltransferase encodes the protein MNALDIMKRPAAYVSGYENTPTEEQNRAKQLCWEYNRTAPNEQEKRRSILQTLLGTCSPMTGIEPDFHCDYGFNIHTHGLAVINYNCVILDTSPVNIGAGAFIAPGVCLACSGHAIDPEQRSHGIGISAPITLEENVWIGANSTVCGGVTIGAGSVIGAGSVVTHDIPAGVIAAGVPCKVIRPITEKDKFKPEDILF